The nucleotide sequence ctcttttaatgtcttttaTAAAGTTGAAAGCACACTTAATCCTGATTCCATTATTTAGATTATGAAATCTGGCTACGAAACATATATCGAATGTAAACATTATATACATGATGTGTTGTAATTATTGTTAATTGAAATGATATAAAATGATACGTTTGTGCAGTTATAATGTCTGAGCAATTTAATTTGGGTTTTATTATAATTCGGTCGTCATAATTTCTAGAATTTCGAATAGGACAACATCAGGTGCAGAAGCGTAATATTGGGCTTCGTATGGGACGAATAAGTAAAAGCCGCCGATGGAAGCAAGAACGAATGCCTTGCTCTGTTTCCCGGCTCCTGTGGGGCTTATATTCCCTCTCCCTCGTTGCTCAGGAACTACGCTTGGAGCTCCGGCGATGGCGTTCTGGTGGCCGCTGCTCGTCCTCGGTGTCGCCTTCGTGGTATGCCGCTTCCTCCTGATGCTCATTCCCCCTAGCGTCCCCTCCATCGAGGTCGATGCATCCGATGGTACATTCCGCGACTCTCCCttcattttttctctcttttctgctTTTTATGGGGGGTTGTTTTCGTGATTTCTGTGCTCGGATTGATTCAGTGCTGGAAGATGGGAGCCAGACCAAAGAGAACAGCTTCATATATGTGAGAATCCTTAAATAATGCTATTGCTTCCACATGCATTTTGCTGTTCTTCTGTCGAATCAGCATTCTTTTTTCTGTTTGATTGGATCTGATGCCTGTTATGGCGTTCTCTTATGTTTCATAAACATATAAGGAGTCGAACCGCGGTAGGTTATTATAGGAAAAAGTTCAATTTGCAATGTTACCGTTTTTGAACTTGAGATGCTGCTCTCTAAACATGGAATCCTGTAACTGGATTACCAAACTGTAGTCGATTAAGTTGGAATTCTTGTGGTTTTGCCTCATTTGGcttcttttattttaatttggTCATAGTTCGTCCCGtttgtttgtatttttattaatcaAATATCTGAGAGACTTGAAGCTtaatatatttgatctattgCAGATACCAAGGAAGGGGAGAGTGCCACAAACAGACAAGGTTCAATGCTACGAGCCAGCAACTATGAAATACCTGGGCTTTACCCAAGCTTCAACCCCGGATGAGGTGGATCACACAACTCTGTAGTCCATTCATGGATTCTCTTCACAGTTTGATTTTACGAATTCACCTTTTATTTCTAACAGACATAAAGTTGGCTGGTGGCACAGATATAGCCGTTGATTTCATgatcatgatgattcttgattgttGTAATTTTGTCAAATAAAGGATATGTGTTAATTATATCTCACTTGCTTAGTCGTGTTGATTCTATCTCACTTTCTTGGTCAAGTTGTTTTCTTCTCTACCAAGATTAATTGCTCTGTGTTAAGCAATTTCTTATTCTTATTTGTCTCTGTCTTTCTCGAGGATAACAATGTATGTTTATTGTTTTTTTCAAAAATGCTGATCTTTTTTACCATACAAAAAAGAACTGGAAGAAAGGATCTCATGCATAGGAACTTTTGTTATCAAATTAAACTTCTGTGATTTAGCTTCCTTCATTCAAAAGGCATCAAGCTCTAGGATCCTAAAGGATGCAGGAAGTTAGAACAGAAGTCCTTAACTTTATGTGTTTATAAATTTTAGTGAAATTAACGTGTTTGTTGTCTTTAGAACTGTCTTTTCAGCTGCATCATATAcattgaatttttttataattagattCAAATATGATTTTCCCATATGTCCTGTAAATTTGGCTGGGAGACATCATAAGGTTCGTGTGCTTTAGGCTTCACTATTATCTTCTGACTTCTGATAACTATTAATTCTAAACAAGTTAGCTTTGGTTCTTAACTTTTAAATCCTTGGGCATGATATTCAGTATTGTCTTTGTCTTAAATATTGATGAAGATTAGTTTAGAACTCACTTTTGTTGCTTTTTTGCGGATGTTGAAAAGTGTTTCCAAATTATTTGATCAGGTCAAGGAGCATGTTGCACAAGCCAGAGAGGCACAAAAAATATGGGCAAGTAGCAGCTTCCGTAAGAGACGAGAATTCTTGAGAATCCTTCTGAAGTATATAATTGATCATCAGAAGCTTATATGCGAGTGAGGAACAAAATTTGAGTGAAAgcgctctctctttctctctcttcgtaGGGATTTATACATGCTTTCTAGCCTCAAGGGTATTGCTATCGCTTTTCCTCAAAGTTGTTAACATGCAACATGGCATTGAAGGCATTTTAGCTTTAGGAAGTACTGAGCACCTTTTTCAGAACATTTTAAATGTTTATGCTGATATCATATTATGGGACTTTACCATTTTATACTTTTGAAGAACTTGCATTAGGGTGACTGTTTTGAAATGCCCAAATAATTCTGATTGGTCTTACAGCCTACCTTTCTTTTGGGTGGCTTGAGTAGCATAGAACTAAATAACGATTGTGTTTGAATTCCTCGTTTTCAATGGTATCATTCAGTCCTTAAGTTCTTTATAGTTCTCTGTCAATGTGGAACAATGCAACAacctcatgatttctcatttgTTGTAGGGTATCTTCTAGGGATACTGGAAAGACAATGGTTGATGCTTCTTTAGGAGAGATAATGACAACATGTGAAAAAATAACTTGGCTTCTGGCTGAGGGTGAGAGGTGGCTAAAGCCTGAATACAGGTTAATTCTCATATCTGACTCAACTAAATCTGCAtttctttctttctgtttttgtcaaatgaattgtGTCTTTTCAAAATTAGGCTCTTTGATGCAATACAAATGTGTGCTAGTTTGTCTGCTGAAGTTCTAGTTTGGCATGAGCATTTCTTTTAAAATTTGAGTGTTTATTTTCATATTTGTCTTAGTTATttttacataatatttttgtttcGCTTAGTCTTGATTCTTGTGGCACCACATTGAATATTGATTTACCCaaagtatgcaataccgtaccataccggtgtttcgagattggctcggtacggtacggtaccggcataccgagcggtataccaagGTTTACCGAGctatttcctcttactgtagcactgtccatctggtagcgggcggtccacgtaccggtatgccattggaccggtacgtaccgcccgtactagacggtaccattcgaaattgcataccatggatTTACCAGTGATTATGATGATTTATAGTTCTTTTGGAACAAAGAACCTAGATAACCATCTCTactttggtaaaaaaaaaaatgtttttgttACTTGTTTGGTGTAGGCTTATGCAGGACAGATTAGAAAATGGTTGATGAAAGATATTATTTTTCCAATATTACATGCAGAGTGATGGCCAAAACCATTCTCATCTTGTAGAAAATACATATCATTGTGTTTGGAAATAAATAATCTGACTTCAgtgagaaaagaaaaagggaaaaaagcaTAAACGGAGTCACAAAAAGATAGGGGGTCAAAATATCTGACTTCAGTGAGATCGAGCCTTGGTTCCATGGTAAATTTGCTCCTTTTGTACCCGGGTGATCAGGTTCCAGTCATAAAAACAACTGTTTGCATTCAAGAGCATGGTTGCATAAATTGATCCTCAGTGTTGCATAAATCATTGCCACTGTATCTCTTGGTGGCATGGCTTGACAAATCATTGGACAGACATGGGAACACCGGCAACACAATTAAGTGATGAGGCAACACAACAATAACGATCATAAACATCAAAATACATGCCTTCCCTCAGCTCCTTACAAAGAACTGATGAAAATTCTTTTTCACTTTTCATCGACATTGTTATTATCAAGATCATTGTCCCagctgttctatcaatatgggctGAACCATAAAGCATTACTAAGAACCAGAAAACTTCATGGAATTAGTATCAAATTTTGGTGGCTACTCTAAATTTCTAAAGTTGAGCACAAGTTACTAGCCATGGCAAGTTAAGGCAAGATTTGCCTAAGAATGCAAGGCATACTTGTCAGGAATGTTATACCTTATTGCATTTTAAGCTAAATTTAGTAGCGGTCAAATCAGACTCTAAAATTTCCTTATACTTGGGAACATAGTGGACAACGGCATTCACAAAATTGTTATACAGAGCAATTTTTCTTAGAGAAACAAATTAAGCATTTAACAGAGAATAGATGATATTTCTTCAACTATTTTCTAACTCCAGGTCTTCTGGGCATTCAATGTTGCACAAGAGAGCAAAAGTGGAATTTTATCCCCTCGGGGTAATTGGAGCTATTGTTTCTTGGAATTATCCCTTCCACAATGTTTTCAACCCCATGCTAGCAGCAGTATTCTCAGGAAATGCTGCAGTGATAAAGGTATATTACTTAATTAGGATGTTGTTGCTCCTTCATGATGTTAAGTTACCTTGCAGAACTGTGTACCTGAATATATTTCAGAAATTCTTCAGTTATCATGGTCTTTCTTACAATGTCTGTAAGGTGTGCTTTGCCTTCAAAGGCTAATATACCTTTTAACTTTATGACTTTGTAGTCCTAGATGGTgtcaaatattagaaaaatattgcTTATACTCTACCAAAATTGAAGGAAGTTTTTTGCTTGAACTTTCACCACAATAAACATGTGTTCTATGGAAAATTTTATTCTTGATAGAGTCTTTCTGTTCTACAATGTTTCTAACACAGAAAAGTAGGCTTGGTTTTAGTGCTTCTGTATTTCAGAAATTGTCAAGCTTGCAAAAGAAAACACATTCCCAATGGCTAAAGTTGATATATTAGCCTAattaatagtttttttttctctttagtgACTTGAGCTGAATGGCATTGATATAGATTTATCTGGACTTCTTTATTCAAGAAGAATTGGTTTTTTAAAGTTAAATGTTTGTTAACATAGATTGCAGTtcagtttaatttttgtttatgtGGATCTCCAAATGCAAAGGACACATCTGTTGGTGTGTCTCTCTTGCCTTCTTGTCCGTGTTGTTATTGGTGTTAAACTAAAGTGGGTTACTGCAGTTATCTTCTGATACATTCTTTGCTGGATACATTTTTTTTGTAACCAAGTCATCAAGAGATCACCTCACATGTCTTTGTTACTGAGATAAAGTTTGTGCATACCAAGTTGTTTATATTTCCAACTTCCAAGTATCTGTTGTAGATTATCACCTTTGCATTAGTCTGAAATGGAAAAGTGACTTGCAGGTTTCAGAGCACGCAAGTTGGTCTGGGTTGTTTTATTTCCGAATCATTCAAGCTGCCCTTGCTGCTGTTGGAGCTCCAGAAAATCTGGTTCACATAATAACAGGGTATCCAGACGTTTTCAGGAATTTATAGTTGTGCTGAAAGTGAATCATATACAACTTAATTTAATGCTGCAGCTTTGCTTTTTGCCTACCAGATTTACAGAAACTGGACAAGCTCTTGTATCTTCAGTTGACAAAATAATCTTTGTTGGATCACCTGGAGTAGGCAAGATGGTAATAGCTTACAATTATTGCTGGTAGTTGTCTATTGTCTTCAATTGCTTTTCTTACCTAATGTgtaattttttttcatgtttGAGCATCACACACATATAACTGTTCAGCTGCTAAAAGTTTTTATTCTTCAGATTCTGTTATCCGATAATGCATTTGCTAGCTGTTGGTGACTGTGTTTCTCTTGCTTTGGAAGAATCTTAATATTGTCCATCTTCCCAGATATAACTTTCATAACTTCCATTTCGCTGCTCTACTAGCTCTGTATTCAAGTCACTAAGATGTAGAAAAAAAATCATGCTGTTTTTTTTCTAACTCACAGGTTTGCTAGATGACATAATAGAATTTAACTTGACACTGGACAGTCGATTAGAGATATTTATTATGCTCTTTTTGCCTCTTAGTTCTGATTCGTAGAACCTGCAGATTTGATGAGTTGTTCAATTCATGTAGCAG is from Musa acuminata AAA Group cultivar baxijiao chromosome BXJ3-8, Cavendish_Baxijiao_AAA, whole genome shotgun sequence and encodes:
- the LOC135645457 gene encoding aldehyde dehydrogenase 22A1-like isoform X2, with amino-acid sequence MAFWWPLLVLGVAFVVCRFLLMLIPPSVPSIEVDASDVLEDGSQTKENSFIYIPRKGRVPQTDKVQCYEPATMKYLGFTQASTPDEVKEHVAQAREAQKIWASSSFRKRREFLRILLKYIIDHQKLICEVSSRDTGKTMVDASLGEIMTTCEKITWLLAEGERWLKPEYRSSGHSMLHKRAKVEFYPLGVIGAIVSWNYPFHNVFNPMLAAVFSGNAAVIKVSEHASWSGLFYFRIIQAALAAVGAPENLVHIITGFTETGQALVSSVDKIIFVGSPGVGKMVVQVAMRGALQSSGQNCAGAERFYVHERIYPDFVDQIVTLVKSISVGPPLSGRYDMGAICVQEHSEKLQNLVNDALDKGAEIVGRGNFGHLGEDAVDQFFPPTVIVNVDHTMKLMQVETFGPIIPIMKFSSDEEVIKLANDSNYGLGCAVFSGNQKRAIAIASQLHCGVAAINDFASTYMCQSLPFGGVKHSGFGRFAGVEGLRACCLVKSVVEDRWWPYIKTVIPKPIQYPVAENAFEFQESLVEALYGLNVWDRLRALTSVVKIISEKSPKPINAKKRQ